TTTcctgccacccaccaccacccaaaATGATATTGTGAAGGGTATAAAAACTGTGAAAATGTACACACTGCCGAACACCGAAACACCAACaacgcaaacaaacaaacaagcacaACTGTACTTCTTTGCAAAGAAGGCCCCTCCACACGTGTAAACAGCTTCTTTCACACATTTTCAGTTCACAAACTGCCAAAAACCCAAATTTTTTAACAAGAATATTGTAAATTACACTCTCTGTCTATATTGTTTTATGGTTCTGCAAACCTTCTTTTGATCTTAACCAAGTTTTTTAGTTCGACATTTTGTTTTACACTGCCTACCAATACTCAACGCTCTCATACGCTCTTAGTACTACTCTGCTAGCCATGTAATTAGCCGctaaaaaacagaaaaacgcttaactaaattctttgtaaacatcaatacaagaaaacaaaaagcaaaaaagaaaaaattaataatatacaaaTCTTTGAAATCGACTTTCTTGACTGTACTCGTAAGTTCTTGCGTAGTAACGATGCTTCTCATATTTGCATTCGACATtgtttccgtttttgttttacatCTTTGTATTTTACTTTGAGATGCCCTAAGGCGTTTTGTACTAGCAATGCCATTTATCgaattcaaatttcaaattcatttTCCAGTATTTGATTAACATGCAATACCAAAAATTAACTACCATTCTCTGTActtgtaaaatttaaagtcCAACTTGTGTATATGTTTCGTTTTCACTCACTTGACCCAACACTTctctaaatatatatctcAAAACTTCTCACGCACAGACTAGGATTGCGAATATATTGGGCGTGGCCGGCACGGATGTGCCCatcaatgaaatcaaaaagCTGCTGTCGCCGTTCACGGTAAGTTGGAATCACTAGAATCCTGGTTATAAACCCTAAAGAATCCATATCTATCCTTAGCTCGGCGTGAATGGCTATGCGTTTATAGTAACCAACAATGGTTATGTACTATTCCATCCAGACTTTCGTCCAATTGTAAGTTAAATGCCTTCAAAATCTGTGGATCTTTTGTGTCATACATGGCTTTAAATTCCAGTTCCAAGGCTACATATTAAAGCCAGCATACAATAGCGTTGACATGATTGAAGTCGAGCTATTGGATGACGATCGACCCGCCAGAGACTTTAATCCAGTGCTGATGACGGTAAACCTTTCTTAAAGTCGTCCTCGATGATTTCAATAACAAATTCTCCGTTCAACAGATAAGAGATTCTATAATCAATCAATCGACAGGCAGCAAATGGATGTTAGTCAAAAATCATTTCGATGAAATGGTAAGTTCTAAGTGCATATTAGTTCATAGTTATATTCCTAAATTCGTTCTTAATTAACCTACAGAAACGGGTGGCACGCGTAAAGCGACAATACTACTGGACGGCCATCAAGAAGACGCCCTTTACTCTGGTCATTTCCTATCCGGAGCAATACGGCGTGAGTCACATGGACATCCGAGCTGACCAGGAGATCCATCGCATAAGCATAAAGGGCACAAACTTGCGCAGCGTTTTCAGCGGCAAGCGGTGGAAAATTCATCCCGACTGGTGAGCTGATAGCTAAACAATAAAGATGCGTTCAAACTAATTGGGTTATACGATATTTTCAGGCTATTTTGTAAGCACAGCAACAGGACATTCAAAACGCCAGAGATCGAACTGCTGTACTTTCTCGAGCGTATGTCTGAGCCTGGCTGGCGATGGCCGGGTAGTCGGAGTGCTATGCCCCCGGAGCACGCGGCCGCCATGTTTTGTAAGTATAGTATAGaacctccccccccccccacacacccACTTCCGGTTACATCCATTTCCGATACTCGAATCGATCGCTTCGATAAGCCGCCGCTTTCCCAGACTCTGTTATGCGTTTTTGTGTTTCGTTGATGTGCGAAAATTACGATTGCGATTTCAATGTTCATGCAAATTCACAGCTAACAACTCATCAACCGGCCGTTATCCATCAATCAATGAAAAAGAAAGCTACTATTGTGAGTAACGAATATCAAAAGTCATCTTAGTCACAGTTGTGCACCCACAAAAATTAATCACAATCAATCGCACTCAGTAGCACCGTTCTCATTTCCGACCTACGCACCTGCACATCCGGCGGAAATGCCCGTTGAATTCTGATCCCAGCTCATCTTCAAAACTTTAGACCAAAAATGAAAGACCCAGTGAATTCTTTagaatttcttttaaaattaaaaatcgatcGAAGTTATGGATCAAAATGGAGGCTTGCAAACACCAAATTGATTGGACCACTGAAAACCTCCTTTACTTCTATAAGCTATCATTTCAATTAGCAAGTAGTTTCTGTAGTTAGCTGCGGAATTTGCACTCAAATCGTTGCATGTCACCGAGGACTTACTCATTGTTTATGTATCATCTGAAAAGTATGCTCACATTAAGCCAAACATTTTGGAGTAATGGAGCCAGTAATGCCACTGCAACCATTATTATAACCATGCTGACCACTCATTTTGGATTCTTTTGACGCtggaaatttgattttcagGCGATCGGCAGCTAATGCAGGCTCTGGTCTTCGATGCCCGAGTCACCGGGTGGTTCTCCAACAATACCAGCTTTAACTCCAAGGACGACAAAGGGTAAGTGGCGAGGATCGAGAATGGCTTGGGTATTGATTTTAAAGCAATGCTAGGCTTGACTCGTCAGACACCTTCAGTACAGTCAACGCCATGCACTCGCTCGTTAACGCACCGGAAATGCAGCACATATTAACCGTTTTTCATTTCTATGTACGTCCTTCTTTTCTcacttttatttgcattttatacCGATTCTTTGTGTCGTCCTTGTCGCTGTCGTTGAATGTCTTTCTcatattgaatttttgcaCCCACCACTTTAATACAATTCTactatatattaaatatgtcTATGAACTCTTGAATATCTCCTCAACGTCCTCAACGATACCACAAAACATAATGCCTCTCCATTATGAAATACCAAAACCATTCAAACAAATCTAGCACAAGCGCATCAAGCCCAATAGCTGTTCTAATGGGTTTGCTGCCAAGGTAAACCACAATCAATTTACTACGATACTCACTCCTGTTAACTAGTTTAAGTCTAAATCATTGTTATTTGCCATATTAAGTTGTCTGGCTTTTCTAACTCAATGCATCTATTTGCACAGAAACGAATTCAAGCAGCGTTTTGGCGTCACCGTCGCCTTTTTGGCCACCCACAGTGGTCTCACCCGCTGGCATGAGTTCCACTCGAATGCTGCCGAGGAATCCGGAGTCGGGTAAGTCAGAAGGGGGGATATCCCCTGCACTTATGACGGGAATTCAAGCTATAATGGGAGTTCCACATGCAGCGAGACTTTTAGCCAAAATAACACGCGGGCCATCGATGAGATTTGGTACAAACGCGCCGTGGACCAACATTTTGTGCGGGAGGAGAGCTTCGTTTACTCCGTGCCCTTCGATGCGGGTGGTAAGTTGGGAGGTACCTCATCGTACATCATAATCTTAATGGAATTCCCAACTGCAGAAAGCAACTCAGAGATCCTGGTGACCGCCAGTCATGCCGTTTTCCACAATGAGGGCGGCAAGACTGCACCGGCGGCTGTTGTGGGCTTCCAGTTTCAGCATTCGGCGCTCTACAAGCTCTTCCACAACATCACCGGCAATGTGGGTTAGACTATCCTATTTGAAGGAACTTACTTATAATTGGTATATAATAGGCCTGTGCCGTGGATGACAAAGACTGCTATATACTGGACAACAATGGCTATGTGATCATTTCGACGAGGGTCCACGAGACGGGTCGATTCTTTGGCGAGGTGAACGGAGCGATCATGAAGCGACTACTGGAGGAGAATGTCTACAGGCAGGTCACTGTCTACGATTACCAGGCGGTGTGCTTCGAGTCCAAGAACGATAACAACGCCTCCAGCATGCTGCTTTCGGTAGGAATGGTTTGGCGGTTTACATAGATCATCTCTCTAGTTTATATGCAAAATGAATATCTCAATCTAATAAACCACTTTTTGTAGCCCCTGTTCCATCTGCTGCGCGTGGGCAAATGGCTGCTGCATACGGCGCTGTGGTATATTGTACAACTGTTGCAGTGGGCGCCCGGTGTGTCCAGCCACTATGCGGATATGTATGGTGACTCCAACGACACGGAGCCACCGCCGCCGGAGCCGCATCCGGATCACCATGCTCGCAACGGCAATGGGCATGGGAAGAAGGACGATGACCACTGGCTGCGCTACTTGACACTCCATCGCACCCGGCTCAAGCCGTGCGACATGAAGCGCGATCTGTACACGCTGTTCAATGAAAAGGACAACGTTGTCTACAATATGACAGCCCATGCATGTGAGCGGCCATTTGTCGTCCTGCCCATCCCGTTCAGCAACCTCATCCTGCTGGTCATCGACCAGCTGTGTCCCAGGGACGGCTCAGTCGTCCTCACGGTGAATCCGCAGCCGATCGACTATCATCTGTCGGTCAACGATTCGTTGGCATGCTACAAGCAGGCTCGCGAGTTCAACCGCATGCGACCACACAGCTGCATCAGTCGGCACGCGAACGTAAGTCCTTCGGGGTCCTTGGGGCTCTTGGTGTTCAGGGTAGTCCTTGGTAGGACTTGGGCAATCAAAGTTTGTGGCAGGAGAAGGTACTATATAATTAGCTGTAACCTTTAACCCGGACAACCAACTATGTTAGCTCATTAACTATGttcatataaattaaaaaaaaaaaacctctgAAAGCAACTGTAAAGTACCTTCCCCTTTGCCCACCGACTTGTTTGGGAACCCATCCCTCTAACCGCCTGACTTAATTCACTTTTGGTTTTCCATTCCAGGAGAGCGGCATTAAGCTGTGCGGAAAGGCCTGCTCCGTGTACGCCAACCTGGGGCTGCTGCTCCTCTGTCACATACTGAGTCGTTGGCTGTAACGGCGGAAGATGGATTTAGCTTAGATCTAGGCAATATGTTTTTGTATTATATACGAAGGGCAATCGAGGAGGTGGGAAAATTTTTTACTCTAACGCTTGAGCGCAGTTCAATATTTTTGGTCACCTAGAGAAACTTTTCCAAATTAGTTCTTAAGTAGCTAAATACGAGTATCCGTATCCGCGACCGAATCCGGAAGCGGATCCGCATCAGAGAACGCGGACAGTGTGTGCCGCCTATGACGGACTGGGCGCAGGGCTTATTGTAGACCTTCCAATAGACAGgacaaaaacatatatttactGCATTAacatatgaatataaatattatatattgtataacTGAAAATTCCAACAACGGCCTTAAACGACTTGCAACCTTCAAGTAAGCTGAATGCAAAGCGCTGTCATCCAGGCGACAAAACTCATGGCACACACTGTACCCAATGCCGACTACTGCCCATGGttatgcgtgtgtgtttgtgtgtgtgtgtgtgtgtgtgtgtgtgtgagtgagtgagtgtgtgcgtggtgtgtgtgtgcatgtgtgagAGTTAGTCCTAATCTAAGAAGGCCACATTTGTAAGTAACACCTAGCTACGAGTTTATGTTTAAAGAACGGATCAAGAAACCTATCGGTAAAGGCGAATAATGGaaccatttaattatatatacacacactcaTACGATAATACGATATATACCTACGAGTACGCCCGGTACTGTACATGCTAACTAATTTAAGTAGCTTTTGTATATTTGCTTAGCCTAGCCCAGAGAAAAACTAACCGAAAGTTCAGCCTCGGAGCCTTGGAAAACTACATACTTTTATAGACATTCGTTAAAAAGGACATTGTAGGCCACTCAAGAacaagcaaaaccaaaaagagATCCGATTTAAAGGcattgtttttatatacaCTGATGATGACGATACCTAGCATTACCCACAAgtacctacatacatatatgagaAATACTTTTTATTACTAACTACTTGATACGAGCCACAGAACTGAGACGATTGAGTAAACGCAGCAGCATCTAGCGactaaattattaataatactACACTTAAACCATTGACTAGTTGAAATTTACCATAACAAACTATCGTACATCTAGACAAACAAACTCTCAGCCGAAAGGATATCTCCTCCGATCGGAACAGAACTCGCTAAGCTTTAGACACCCCACATTTCCCCATGGTAGTGTAATCAACTTGTGCCATTCGAACTGCCTAGTATTTGTTATTAACTATTTAATATGGAATCGGAAGTACGTTTAACCCCCTTGCAGGTTGTCTCACCACATCCCTACTCATTTTGTACATTTCGATTGAAAGTAGGGTAAAGCAAATATCAAACTATGCCAAGCTTGCAGGCCTCTTTACCAGAACATTTTAGCCCGATCTCAAGTTTAAACTCTTCTCACAGACACAAACGAAACAAAGGATACAAACACACTCGCTGGCAGCCACAATTGTACTAcatacataaacatatttcGAATTCAATCAAATACAAGTAAAACCATTTGTCTAATGTGCTAAAAGAAGAAACTGATAATAAACACAAGATaatttcgaaaatcaaaacgATTGTTTTGCTGGGCGGCAATTGAAATTAAAGGACACtggttttttgaaatatttgttatgcttaacaatttattttaacacaagtttatattattttacacAACTTTCATAGTATTACAAAAATGCCTTAAGTTGATAATTAAAACCTAATTTTGCTAAATGACAAGTTTTGTTTTGACCAAGCTTTCTTTTCAGCTTTTCAGTAGATGCCGTggttaaaaaacataaatagtGTATCAGTTTTTAGCATTATCATTTAGCTCGATCGtattattgtaaatatatgTGCTGAAGTTTTACACTGTTCTACATAATGCATTTCGTATGTAAAGCAGTGACTTCTAAATAATTTGCGAATTATGTATGTCTACGCCGCatgcaaacgaaataataaacGTATTTTACAAGACaatgtgtaaaaaaaattaaagaatcTAAAAGATAGGttagaaatataaaatgaagTCTCTCTCTGTTTTGAAATCTCAATTCACAAAAGTAAACGTCAGGAATTAACGATCAATTTGACGAACTCATATGGAGTGCACCCTTTTTTGGAAAAAGGTTCGCCAGCGCTTAGGTGGAGTAGTCGACTGCTCCGCTGCCGTTCTGCTGCATGCGGACGGACCGACGACGGGTCAGGATGCGGCCCGGTGCCGCCGGAGCACCTGGATCGCCGCCCTCAACTGGGACACCCACTTGCACTCCCGTTTCCGGGATTATTCCCGTATTGCTGTTATTAACAGccgcagcggcggcagcagcctCTTCGCTCGCCATTCCGGCCACAGCGTTGTCCACGATCATGGGGACGGCCACTGGTGTTGTCACTGGCTGATGATCCTCCTCCAGCTGGGAGTTGCGACGCGTGGTAATGCCTCGCAGCTTGGACTTTTTGGGCGGCAGAGTACGTGGGGCGGTAACTTCCCTGATGGGCGGCGCTTCCTGGACGTTATTTCCTACTGGGGTGGGAGTCGGCACCACCACTACCGTTGGAAGGGCTTCCTCCTCTTGGTAGTTTCGTTTGCGGGCTAATCGCGCTGCATTTCCGTTCATATTGCTGCCATCATCCGACAGTGGTATCTGTGGCACGGCCGCGATCTGTTCGTTGTTGGTATTCCCATTGTAACAATCCGGATTCGTTGGGTTATTCGCCATGCAAGCGTCCTCGTGAATGGTCTCTAGCTTATTTATCGTCGTGTTGGTGCCACCGTTGGTGGCAGCCGCTGGAGCCACAACCTCATCCTTGATGGCCTGTTTCAACTGGGCGTTCTCCTTCTCAAGCGTTTGTATGCGATCGCGTGTGGTCTTTAGTTCTTGCTGCAAAAACAGAATGGTGCTCTGCATGCCCTCCACATCCTCGTCCAGCTCCTGCAGGAAGTCGTCCAACTCTAAATGGTAAAGGAGTTTACATATCTATAAGTTTCGATCCCAATCCTAGTTCAGATTTAACCTACCCGACTGCGATTTCTTGACCTCTTCGCTGAAGCTCTTCTGCATGGCCAGTTCGGTCTCCAGCTTGGCCAGTCTGCCGTTGGAGGTCATCTTGCCCAGCTCCTCGTTCTCCTGATAGAGCAGTCGGCACTTGGCCATTAGGCGTTTGCCGGTATTAGAGTCCGGCGTGAACTTCCATGCGGACAGCTCGTTCTGGGTCTCCTCCAGCTTGGCCTTGGTGGCCTTAAGTTCCTTCTTGAGCCGCTCGAACAGGAGATTGACCGCAGGATCGAGCAGAGCAGTGCGCAATGCGAGGGCAGTTGGCGCCTGTTGGGCCTTGTACTCGGCAATTTGGCTCTAATGGGGATTACGGGTGCATTAGTATTTGAGAAATTTGTGTATATTAAGGCGAGTACCCACCACATAGTCCTGGAATTCTTGCTCCTTGTTGGCCAGCCGTCGCATGAGGATCTTCTCGCGTCGCTGGGCGTCCGCGCATTGCTGAGCCATGCGGACCTGTTCCAGCTTGAGATTCTCGATCTCATCTGCGAATCGAAGGATAAGGATTAGCTAATAATGGGGTCTAGATAACGGGCGTTCCAAGCTGAGAGAGCCactgtcttttttttttttttttggttcgcACACGAGATATAACAATATcgtactatatatacatagatatttTACAAGTTCTTAATGGGCAAGGCaaagtgtttgtttttttaggTGGAACTTAATACGAAATCATACCAATGCGTTGCAATCATTCGTGTAAGTTCGTGACATGGTCGGTGGAAAAGGCCGCATCCCGTCGTCAATCTCTGGCTGATAATGATATTGATTTAGATTTTGATTCGATGCGAGTGTCACAACTTGAACCACTTGAACTTGGACAACACGATATCGATTTCGGTATCGAATTCGCTTGCGGTttggatttcgatttcgattgcTTCGTTATCTCTGGCATTATCATTGGCACTTGAATAACTTGAACACCTGccattatttgcattttgatttcTTGCTTTTGCttatgcatttgcatttgcatcgAACTTGATTGGCGATTGAATTTGAATCTTCGCGGCATTTTCGAACTTGCATACACTGTGGAAAACAACGATGACTGATTggtatacatattttttgtggcaaaactgaaaatatttttgaaaaacacTTGCAAAAAACTCGACGCACACACAATGGGCTTTCGGAAGCTTTTTCGTATGCCTATGCATggatgtatgtatgcatggaTTTCAAAAGCTTTTCCCCTTCTCTTTTTTGCGGCATTTTCGAACACTCTTTTGTCATACAAAAAGTTTATTgactttgcattttttgttggaTTTGTTGTGCAAACACGTACATATATAACTTCGCTTTTGTATTTACTTAGCCAagcaattattttatatttatatatactatTTGATCGGGGCAAACAAATGTGTGCATGTGCGTGTGTCCCACATTGCATgttaattgattgattggcGGCCAATTAAGcgtttaaaaatcaattaagtaAGCTTAACAATTGTGAatatacacactcacacacaaacgcacacatgTTCGCCGTATTTTGGCgccatttatttaaacatttgtatttgtttgaaCACACGAGGCAATGTTTTTTTCATTTGACGTTCACTTCTTTAACACAATTTCAACAGAAAAAGAATTtcaactttattttctctttggTTATGCACTGTCACATTTTCAAttgattatttaatattattatttatatttaggcGCGACGAAAAGAGCGTGAGGGGCGCGAAGAGAGAGAATAAGATGGGTCCAGGGGGTGGGGCAGGGGACGCAGACACGTTGGCTCTCTTCTTCTCCTCTCCACTTCTCTGCTGCtgtgcttcttcttcttcttcaacgGGCACGTAGGCAAACGAAAAGTGGTCGCAAAACGAAAACTGTACACCGCAAAAACGACGGAAAACGAGGAAAATCTCCGATTAGGATTCTCTACTATTATTACTTGATATGCTCTATTCATTTGATGTTATTATCAGCCCGGTTTTCTCATTAAGATTATATAAAATCTTAAACTTTACTTCGTTAACCTTATCTTCTTATGattcattttataattttttattttaagtacGATTGCTTTCAATATTAAAGCTTAGCTCAGCTTACTGGTTATAATTGGTTACGATTctcatatattatttatgattatttaactcatattttatattttagatAGTTCTGTTGCACAACACTTTGTAATCACTTGATAACTTTAGGCGTCAGTTGCCTTTTAACTTAGTTCATATTTAGGTATTATAGATTATTATATGCATGGTCCTTTTTGAAAGCACTTTCACTACATTCGACGGTTTGCTCGAGGTGGtgttgaaaaaaataaataaataaagttaacCAAAACGCCGCTGAAAGAATGTTCGTTGCAAAGAGTGTTCGCTTCGATTCGATTCACATAATATATACGTTGAGTTCTTTACCGAGTGTTTTtcataaacaaattcaaatgacACAAGAAACCCAAGTGGAGTGGGGGCAGAAATAAACTAAAAGACTACGTTTACTTGTTGTTTATATATTGcattatttatacaatttacacAGAGTCAACACTTTGGATCGtggttttttccttttctttttttttttgtcggtaTTCGAAACGAgtatgtatgtagtatataGGGGGTATTATATAGATCAGATAGATCTCTGATCATATAGCAGTGTACcaaaatgtgcaaaatacCTTCGAGCAAGCGCTGTCGCTGTTCGGCGGCTGCAACAGCCTCTGCAACAGctgctgcatgttgctgctgctgctgttgttgctgctgctgcaagtgttgctgttgctgctgctgctgctgctgctcctgatggtgatgatggtgcggatgcggatggtgatgatgatggtggtccTCCAAGCCGGAGGGCGTTGGGGAGGCGGGGCCGCCAGTGGCCCCACTGTTTTGGCTGCTGTTTAGGATATTTAGGTTTTGCTCGTATTTGGTCGGGGGCATTTTGTCGTAACTGTTCATACAGGGTCTTTGATCGTCCATAGTCATTGCAGCGACACTCATTATTTGGATATTAAAACGCTGTGCTTGTTactcttgctgttgttgttgttgttgttgcgggtCCTTTGCTggcgttgttgctgttgcttttcaTAGGGGCCGCTCGCTCGCtctcacacacgcacgcaaacacacacacacacaggcgctCTCACCTCCTCCAAtaccacacgcacacacaggcaAGCTATCGCTCACACCAATGGCGACGCGTATGGCGAACGTTTTGCAAAACGTTGATTTCGCGTACTTTTCGCGCTTGCTCAAAGCTTAATTAATGATTTATATCTTTATTGTCCTTTAATTCACACTTTTCATATGTTTTGGGTCGGTTGGGCTCACTTTTACGGcgatattttttaatttttctgcGCTGCGAGCTGATTTCTCGTTTGCTGCTGTTAACTGTTGTTCGCAATCCAACATGGCGTCGCTGAAAAATACCAGATTTGCCATCGACACAAATGCAGACCTGGGGTGCGTGGCTCGGATATGGGGTAGCGGAGACTCAACCCAGTTCCGTTCACACTGCCACAAATTTTGCCAAATAATTATTAgataacaaatttatttaacttctAAATTGCACTGATAATTCCTTCCTTACGTCTACCGCCATAGCTTTGCATCCAATACTAACGATATTTACATAGTTAGAAATAATTAGGAACAATCAAATACAAGTGAGAAAGTTGTATCTTACGTtactgtttatttttttgtaagatTTATTTAGGGGTCACACTGGTGGACTGTTTTGgatattgtttttatattcaaaacGCAAAAACATGGCAGAAACCACTGGTGTGCAAATAAAACTGGAACAGCAAAACATCAAGGAGCGCCTGAATCTGCACGTCAAGCGGCGCCTGCAGCAGGATGCGGATAATCCCGCCGAGAGTCCCGAATTGCTGCCCACCGATGCGAATGCCAAGCGCAGCAAGACGAAAGATGTCTCAAAACCAAGAAAACCCTACCAAAAACGGAcagaaaaaccgaaaacagaGGCGACCAAGTGCAAGAAAGGTATTTAAGTTGATTAAGCAATAGATTCCCCCAAATACATTGTTATTTTGCAGTTGGACAATTGGGCAGTCCGGCGGGTGAAGTGGATCCAATGGATGACCAGGAGACGGAAGGCTTTTCCCCGGAGGCGCCGGATGGCAAATCCGCCAGACGGGATTGCTGCAAAAATGCCGACATCCTCAACATAGTTTTGAACGCTAAGAAACGTAGTTTAATGCAGGATCCTGAAGTTCAGGCCTTCTGGACCGAAATAACCAATTGCATAAAGGGCTGAAAGCTTAACTGATCATAAGGGTCATTAGATCATAAGGAAATATTGTTGATGTTCGGGATATTTGTTATATGAACAACATTAAATATCTAATATTAGGGCTGTTgtacaaatatgtaaataaaataaaataagtgtTAATCCAAAAATTGTTCTATTATTCTAAATAGTTTCTAAATTTGTTTAAGAACTGGAAAAAAGCTACAAAACAAGTGCATACATTTGATCTATATAATGTGAAGAAGTAGTTA
The sequence above is drawn from the Drosophila melanogaster chromosome 2R genome and encodes:
- the fl(2)d gene encoding female lethal d, isoform C: MAQQCADAQRREKILMRRLANKEQEFQDYVSQIAEYKAQQAPTALALRTALLDPAVNLLFERLKKELKATKAKLEETQNELSAWKFTPDSNTGKRLMAKCRLLYQENEELGKMTSNGRLAKLETELAMQKSFSEEVKKSQSELDDFLQELDEDVEGMQSTILFLQQELKTTRDRIQTLEKENAQLKQAIKDEVVAPAAATNGGTNTTINKLETIHEDACMANNPTNPDCYNGNTNNEQIAAVPQIPLSDDGSNMNGNAARLARKRNYQEEEALPTVVVVPTPTPVGNNVQEAPPIREVTAPRTLPPKKSKLRGITTRRNSQLEEDHQPVTTPVAVPMIVDNAVAGMASEEAAAAAAAVNNSNTGIIPETGVQVGVPVEGGDPGAPAAPGRILTRRRSVRMQQNGSGAVDYST
- the CG13339 gene encoding uncharacterized protein; the encoded protein is MAETTGVQIKLEQQNIKERLNLHVKRRLQQDADNPAESPELLPTDANAKRSKTKDVSKPRKPYQKRTEKPKTEATKCKKVGQLGSPAGEVDPMDDQETEGFSPEAPDGKSARRDCCKNADILNIVLNAKKRSLMQDPEVQAFWTEITNCIKG
- the fl(2)d gene encoding female lethal d, isoform A — encoded protein: MSVAAMTMDDQRPCMNSYDKMPPTKYEQNLNILNSSQNSGATGGPASPTPSGLEDHHHHHHPHPHHHHHQEQQQQQQQQQHLQQQQQQQQQQHAAAVAEAVAAAEQRQRLLEDEIENLKLEQVRMAQQCADAQRREKILMRRLANKEQEFQDYVSQIAEYKAQQAPTALALRTALLDPAVNLLFERLKKELKATKAKLEETQNELSAWKFTPDSNTGKRLMAKCRLLYQENEELGKMTSNGRLAKLETELAMQKSFSEEVKKSQSELDDFLQELDEDVEGMQSTILFLQQELKTTRDRIQTLEKENAQLKQAIKDEVVAPAAATNGGTNTTINKLETIHEDACMANNPTNPDCYNGNTNNEQIAAVPQIPLSDDGSNMNGNAARLARKRNYQEEEALPTVVVVPTPTPVGNNVQEAPPIREVTAPRTLPPKKSKLRGITTRRNSQLEEDHQPVTTPVAVPMIVDNAVAGMASEEAAAAAAAVNNSNTGIIPETGVQVGVPVEGGDPGAPAAPGRILTRRRSVRMQQNGSGAVDYST